From Draconibacterium halophilum, one genomic window encodes:
- a CDS encoding nucleoside hydrolase-like domain-containing protein, whose translation MKRKSFNKGSKKYQYFSFIKIILISITSIGMLSARSTGAEEYTKHRVIILSDIEADPDDTQSFVRLFLYSNEIDIKGIVATTSCWLKTQVNPGSIVKVIKAYGKVQANLSGHASGFPKEEDLLKLVKEGLPVYGMKGVGDGKDSEGSDWIIKILEEEDERPLWVSVWGGVNTLAQTLYKIEHSKTKAEAKRLISKLRVYTISDQDDSGIWIRKNYPDLFYIVSPGDNYGSATWSAINSVIPDIDNEKISNNWLARNIQQGHGPLGAAYPDVAYGMEGDTPAWLSLIQNGLNKPEYPDWGGWGGRYEMYKPDFSKAKKGSSGVPFEPEVRAIWTNAFDSYTPCVPNNFGRTIKLDTTTFTGDKVSLWRWRDDFQNDFAARIDWCTKSFDEANHPPVPVLNGAEEITVKSGQGIALNASDSYDPDGDNISFQWFSYPEAGTLKERLIKDAQNIHSVWIVAPDVKKKETAHIILKVTDKGEPELSRYKRIIVNILPK comes from the coding sequence ATGAAAAGAAAGAGTTTTAATAAGGGGAGCAAAAAATATCAATATTTCTCTTTCATTAAAATCATTTTAATATCGATTACAAGCATTGGGATGTTGAGTGCCCGATCAACCGGTGCAGAGGAATATACAAAACATAGAGTAATTATTTTATCTGATATTGAAGCAGACCCGGATGATACACAGTCGTTTGTGCGTTTGTTTTTATACTCAAACGAGATTGACATAAAAGGAATTGTTGCTACGACATCCTGTTGGCTCAAAACACAGGTTAATCCTGGATCCATTGTGAAAGTTATAAAGGCTTACGGTAAAGTTCAGGCCAATCTTTCAGGGCATGCTTCTGGTTTCCCAAAAGAAGAGGACTTGCTAAAGTTGGTAAAAGAAGGACTTCCTGTTTATGGAATGAAAGGAGTAGGCGATGGCAAAGATTCTGAAGGATCGGATTGGATAATAAAGATATTAGAAGAAGAGGATGAGCGTCCTTTGTGGGTGTCGGTTTGGGGCGGTGTAAATACCCTGGCTCAGACATTGTACAAAATTGAACACAGCAAAACCAAAGCCGAAGCAAAACGATTAATCTCAAAACTTCGCGTTTACACCATATCCGATCAGGACGACAGCGGCATCTGGATTCGGAAAAACTATCCTGATTTGTTTTACATTGTTAGCCCGGGAGATAACTACGGAAGTGCCACATGGTCTGCTATAAACAGTGTTATACCAGACATTGATAATGAAAAAATAAGCAACAACTGGTTGGCTCGTAATATTCAGCAAGGACATGGACCACTGGGTGCAGCGTATCCTGATGTTGCCTATGGAATGGAAGGAGATACCCCTGCGTGGTTGTCTTTAATTCAAAACGGGCTGAATAAACCAGAATACCCGGATTGGGGTGGCTGGGGCGGTCGCTACGAAATGTATAAACCCGATTTTTCGAAAGCAAAAAAAGGAAGCTCAGGCGTTCCGTTTGAACCCGAAGTTAGAGCAATATGGACGAATGCTTTCGACAGTTATACGCCTTGCGTTCCAAACAATTTTGGAAGGACTATTAAGTTAGACACCACGACTTTTACCGGTGATAAAGTTTCGTTGTGGCGTTGGCGCGATGATTTTCAAAATGATTTTGCTGCCCGAATCGATTGGTGTACAAAAAGCTTTGATGAAGCCAACCATCCTCCGGTTCCTGTTTTGAATGGTGCAGAAGAGATCACGGTGAAGTCAGGACAAGGAATTGCTTTGAATGCTAGTGACTCGTACGATCCTGATGGTGATAATATAAGTTTCCAATGGTTTAGTTATCCCGAGGCCGGAACTTTAAAAGAACGATTGATTAAAGATGCTCAAAATATTCATAGTGTATGGATTGTTGCTCCTGATGTGAAGAAGAAGGAGACAGCGCATATTATTCTAAAGGTGACAGATAAAGGAGAGCCTGAACTGTCGCGATATAAACGAATTATAGTAAATATTTTACCAAAGTAG
- a CDS encoding DUF5627 domain-containing protein: MKKIKILMIVSAGIFAMLFTSCENQDVEFPDFDYSTVYFAYQYPVRTIVLGEDIIDNTLDKEHKCEIYATMGGVYSNDQSIGIDISVDNNLCNNLFFDGDFSSPVQAMPSNYYSLAADQIFLDKTIQDGVEVQLTDAFFADPNALKNTYVIPLRMTNVVNADSILSGVPKFDGAVRVNMSDWDVLPKDYVLYCVKFINPWHGNYLRRGEDVITEGGETSTVTREAEFVEDDELVALETASLNTVEFPVPVVNESGENVTCTLLLTFNDQNACTITSATEGFNATGSGTFVEDGEKNSWGNEDRNAIYLDYTIDMGSKSYATTDILVVRDRGIAFETFSPSYNVN, translated from the coding sequence ATGAAAAAGATTAAAATTTTAATGATAGTGTCAGCCGGAATTTTTGCAATGCTATTCACATCTTGCGAGAACCAGGATGTAGAATTTCCGGACTTTGACTACAGCACCGTATATTTTGCCTACCAGTATCCGGTAAGGACTATTGTACTGGGAGAAGATATTATCGACAATACGCTGGATAAAGAGCATAAATGCGAAATTTACGCGACAATGGGGGGTGTTTATTCCAACGACCAAAGCATTGGAATCGACATTTCTGTTGACAATAATTTGTGCAACAACTTGTTTTTCGATGGCGATTTTTCTTCGCCTGTTCAGGCCATGCCAAGTAATTATTATTCTTTGGCAGCCGATCAAATCTTTCTGGATAAAACCATACAAGATGGTGTTGAAGTACAATTAACAGATGCGTTTTTTGCCGATCCAAATGCCTTAAAAAACACATACGTTATTCCGTTACGAATGACCAATGTTGTAAATGCCGATTCTATTCTTTCAGGAGTTCCAAAATTCGATGGAGCTGTGAGAGTAAATATGAGCGACTGGGATGTTTTGCCTAAAGACTACGTACTTTATTGTGTGAAATTTATTAATCCATGGCACGGAAATTACCTGCGTCGTGGTGAGGATGTAATTACAGAAGGCGGAGAAACCAGCACGGTTACACGTGAGGCTGAATTTGTTGAAGACGACGAATTGGTTGCATTGGAAACAGCCTCATTAAATACAGTTGAGTTTCCGGTTCCGGTTGTAAACGAAAGTGGCGAAAACGTAACATGTACCTTGTTGCTAACTTTCAACGATCAGAACGCTTGTACCATAACTTCTGCTACGGAAGGATTCAACGCAACAGGCAGTGGAACCTTTGTTGAAGATGGAGAAAAAAATAGCTGGGGCAACGAAGACCGTAACGCAATCTATCTGGATTACACAATTGATATGGGAAGCAAAAGCTATGCTACAACAGATATACTGGTTGTTCGCGACCGTGGTATTGCATTTGAAACATTTTCACCATCATATAACGTTAACTAA
- a CDS encoding sialate O-acetylesterase — MNRNRIQYSLLALLLLFVFCGKLTAAVKLPRLVSNGMVLQRNEPVNIWGWADAGEKIEIEFLGEIFKTKADRNGNWQLELEAMAAGGPYYMAINDIELTDILVGDVWLASGQSNMELQLRRVMDLYADEILKINTDEIRLFRSSTRENAETEKADYPDGKWLSSTPENIMEFSAMAWFFANKIKKEHNVPVGIISTAIGGSPAEAWLSKNKVTTFLDEWLQRGEQIDSMRAAHIEKNGEIEPYNWGAEVNKNDPGAGKWSKDDVDVSVWPQISLPGYWTDKGVNFWNGSIWFYKEFEIDESLAGEEAILRLGRIINSDSAFVNGTFVGNITYQYPPRIYTIPEGVLKAGTNKVMVRVFNQGGRGGFVEEKPYEVRVGNKVIDITGDWQYHIGAELNPPRTNFGGLGFRPGGLYNSLINPMKKYTVKGVIWYQGETNAGRGFQYRQLFKDLIVDWRDQLEKPALPFLFVQLANLGLPNKQPVENGWAETRDAQRRALELPNTGMAVAFDIGEWNDIHPLNKKEVARRLFLEAERVAYGNKDIVSAGPLYKSMKIEDGSILLTFTSVGSGLYTNSLLEGFQIAGEDGEFVWAKAVVMSKNTVKVWSRKVKEPVAVRYAWDGNPAGSNLKNKEGLPASPFTTED; from the coding sequence ATGAACAGAAATAGAATACAGTACAGTTTATTAGCGTTGTTACTTCTTTTCGTGTTTTGCGGAAAACTAACCGCTGCTGTAAAATTACCACGTTTGGTAAGTAATGGAATGGTGCTTCAGCGCAACGAGCCGGTTAATATCTGGGGCTGGGCCGATGCCGGAGAAAAGATTGAAATTGAGTTTTTAGGAGAAATATTTAAAACCAAGGCAGACAGGAACGGAAACTGGCAGCTTGAGCTTGAGGCAATGGCTGCCGGTGGTCCGTATTACATGGCTATAAACGATATTGAACTGACTGATATTTTGGTTGGCGACGTTTGGCTGGCTTCAGGGCAGTCGAATATGGAATTGCAGCTCCGTCGTGTAATGGATTTATATGCCGATGAAATTCTGAAAATAAATACCGATGAGATTCGTCTTTTCCGTTCATCAACACGAGAAAATGCAGAGACCGAAAAAGCCGATTATCCCGATGGAAAATGGCTGTCGTCAACTCCTGAAAACATCATGGAATTTTCGGCAATGGCCTGGTTCTTTGCCAATAAAATTAAGAAAGAACACAATGTTCCTGTAGGAATAATAAGCACTGCTATTGGCGGCTCGCCTGCAGAAGCCTGGTTGAGTAAGAACAAGGTTACTACTTTCCTGGATGAATGGCTGCAAAGAGGCGAACAAATCGATTCGATGCGCGCTGCCCATATTGAAAAAAATGGAGAAATTGAACCTTACAACTGGGGAGCAGAAGTAAATAAAAACGATCCCGGGGCAGGGAAGTGGTCGAAAGATGATGTTGATGTTTCCGTTTGGCCGCAGATTTCGCTGCCGGGTTACTGGACCGATAAAGGCGTGAACTTCTGGAATGGCTCCATTTGGTTCTACAAAGAATTTGAGATCGACGAATCGTTGGCCGGAGAAGAAGCCATTTTACGTTTGGGGCGCATTATTAACAGCGATTCAGCTTTTGTAAACGGAACTTTTGTTGGCAATATTACTTACCAATATCCACCGCGTATTTATACCATTCCTGAAGGCGTTTTAAAAGCGGGCACAAACAAGGTGATGGTGCGTGTATTTAACCAGGGCGGACGAGGTGGTTTTGTGGAAGAAAAACCTTATGAAGTGCGTGTTGGTAACAAAGTGATCGATATTACCGGCGACTGGCAATACCATATTGGAGCTGAGTTAAACCCTCCAAGAACAAATTTTGGTGGTCTTGGATTTCGTCCGGGAGGTTTGTATAACTCATTGATTAATCCGATGAAAAAGTACACGGTTAAAGGGGTGATTTGGTATCAGGGAGAAACCAACGCCGGACGCGGCTTTCAGTACCGTCAATTGTTTAAAGACCTGATTGTGGACTGGCGAGATCAGCTGGAGAAACCAGCTTTGCCTTTCCTGTTTGTGCAGTTGGCAAATCTTGGCCTTCCGAACAAACAACCCGTTGAAAATGGCTGGGCCGAAACACGCGATGCTCAGCGCCGGGCACTTGAATTACCAAATACCGGAATGGCAGTGGCTTTTGACATTGGCGAATGGAACGATATTCATCCATTAAATAAAAAAGAAGTGGCTCGCCGCCTTTTTTTGGAAGCCGAAAGAGTGGCCTACGGAAACAAAGATATTGTTAGTGCGGGGCCTTTATACAAATCGATGAAAATAGAAGACGGCAGCATTCTGCTCACTTTCACTTCTGTTGGATCGGGCTTGTATACCAACAGTTTGCTTGAAGGATTTCAGATAGCTGGAGAAGATGGCGAATTTGTTTGGGCAAAAGCGGTGGTGATGAGCAAAAATACCGTTAAAGTTTGGAGTAGAAAGGTAAAAGAACCAGTGGCTGTTCGTTATGCCTGGGATGGAAATCCGGCCGGCTCGAACCTGAAAAATAAGGAAGGCCTGCCTGCATCGCCATTTACAACCGAAGACTAA
- a CDS encoding endo-1,4-beta-xylanase: protein MKYINKLLLGAISILFMASCVEDSLLDYKVDKPENLARLEYLNDYDVLKSYVDRSASPDFKLGAGVSLNAFNEKGLVYSHISSNFDEVTAGYGMKHGAIVQDNGSMDFSGVESFIASTEEAGVTIYGHTLAWHANQNAEYLNGLIAPIEIPGTGGPGWEVLTEIDFEDDDASNYELRGAESTFSDHDGGRALSIVNPAITENDWNVQFFVTFPQETVEGQQFRLTMDVKASNDGVSYPTQAHRSPGAYKHWDFFGTISPTTEWSQISVETTIDGSTSECTTIAFNLGNNVTTYEFDNIKVEWLNPNGGGPTWDVVSENDFETDNASNYQGNSNALMSFTADGTGAEGNGRALKIVNESVRANDWDCQFFFTFPEATEVGQKYILEMDVKADADVSVPTQAHTVPYAYKHWDFFGQVAFTNEWTHFVKEVTIADNTSGCTTIAFNLGANATNYYFDNVVVKWFNEDGGGATIIEMTPEEKQDTITAELDRWIAGMMEVSKDYVHAWDVVNEPMDDGSPFELKTGVGRDDLPADHFYWQDYMGKDYGVEAFIMAAQYGSSDTKLFINDYNLEYNIDKCKGLIAYAEYIESKGARVDGIGTQMHINTNSDKDQIVEMFTLLAATGKLIKISELDIGIADGVTTPNATVEDLQAQAEMYQYVVEKYLELIPAGQQYGITAWSPLDSPDDSSWRAGQPIGLWNEGYYRKPAYAGFADGLGGE from the coding sequence ATGAAATACATAAATAAACTTTTGCTGGGTGCCATTTCCATTCTTTTTATGGCATCTTGCGTTGAAGATAGTTTACTCGATTATAAAGTCGATAAACCAGAAAATCTTGCCCGGCTGGAGTATTTGAATGATTACGATGTGTTGAAATCATATGTTGACAGAAGTGCCAGCCCCGATTTTAAATTGGGGGCAGGTGTTTCGCTGAACGCTTTCAACGAAAAAGGATTGGTATACAGTCATATCAGTTCAAATTTCGATGAAGTTACAGCTGGATATGGAATGAAACATGGCGCAATTGTTCAGGACAACGGAAGCATGGACTTTTCAGGAGTAGAAAGCTTTATCGCTTCTACCGAAGAAGCAGGCGTTACAATATACGGGCACACTCTTGCATGGCATGCCAACCAGAACGCTGAGTACCTGAACGGACTTATTGCACCGATTGAGATCCCCGGAACTGGTGGGCCAGGATGGGAAGTCTTAACAGAAATTGATTTTGAGGATGATGACGCGTCCAACTACGAGCTGAGGGGAGCTGAATCAACTTTCTCTGATCACGATGGAGGACGGGCACTATCAATTGTAAACCCGGCCATTACAGAGAACGACTGGAATGTGCAATTTTTTGTAACCTTTCCACAGGAAACTGTCGAAGGTCAGCAATTCAGACTTACCATGGATGTGAAAGCATCCAATGATGGTGTAAGTTATCCTACCCAGGCGCATCGTTCTCCTGGTGCGTACAAACACTGGGACTTCTTCGGAACTATCAGCCCTACCACAGAGTGGAGCCAGATTTCGGTAGAGACGACAATCGACGGAAGTACTTCAGAGTGTACAACTATAGCATTTAACCTTGGTAATAATGTTACAACGTACGAATTTGATAACATTAAGGTTGAGTGGTTAAATCCAAATGGTGGAGGACCAACCTGGGATGTAGTATCTGAAAACGATTTCGAAACAGACAATGCCTCGAACTACCAGGGTAATTCAAATGCATTAATGAGTTTTACAGCCGATGGAACAGGTGCTGAAGGAAATGGAAGAGCATTAAAGATTGTAAACGAATCAGTTCGTGCAAACGATTGGGACTGCCAATTCTTTTTTACTTTCCCTGAAGCTACTGAAGTAGGTCAAAAATACATCTTGGAAATGGATGTAAAAGCTGATGCTGATGTATCGGTTCCTACTCAGGCACATACAGTACCTTATGCATATAAACACTGGGATTTCTTCGGTCAGGTTGCTTTTACAAACGAATGGACACATTTTGTGAAAGAAGTTACGATTGCAGACAATACGTCGGGTTGTACAACCATTGCTTTTAACTTGGGGGCAAACGCAACTAATTACTATTTCGATAACGTTGTGGTAAAATGGTTTAACGAAGATGGTGGTGGTGCAACCATCATTGAAATGACGCCCGAAGAAAAGCAAGATACTATTACTGCTGAACTTGACCGCTGGATTGCAGGAATGATGGAAGTATCGAAAGATTATGTACATGCCTGGGATGTGGTGAATGAGCCAATGGATGATGGTAGTCCGTTCGAGCTGAAAACAGGAGTTGGCAGAGATGATTTACCTGCCGATCATTTCTACTGGCAGGATTATATGGGTAAAGATTACGGTGTTGAAGCTTTCATTATGGCGGCACAATACGGTAGCTCTGATACCAAATTATTCATCAACGATTATAACCTGGAATACAACATTGATAAATGTAAAGGTTTGATTGCTTATGCTGAATACATCGAAAGCAAAGGAGCTCGTGTTGATGGAATTGGAACACAGATGCACATTAACACTAACTCTGATAAGGATCAAATTGTGGAGATGTTTACACTGTTGGCTGCCACAGGGAAACTGATAAAAATATCAGAACTTGATATCGGTATTGCCGATGGAGTAACAACACCAAATGCAACTGTGGAAGACCTGCAAGCTCAGGCCGAAATGTATCAATACGTTGTTGAAAAGTACCTGGAATTAATTCCGGCAGGTCAACAATACGGTATTACTGCATGGAGCCCGCTTGACAGTCCGGATGACTCTTCATGGAGAGCCGGACAGCCAATTGGTCTTTGGAATGAAGGTTATTACAGAAAACCGGCTTATGCTGGATTTGCAGATGGCTTAGGAGGAGAATAA
- a CDS encoding glycosyl hydrolase 115 family protein, with product MKRITALVLFLFTIVVLTSLSAIAQYSNSCVVFEKEADSFTLFEDGKVVPVVIDEDDYAGVAMVGGWFVDDIERVSSYKTYIQNELPTSKEVILVGTIGKSKWIDQLISESKIDISDINGTWEKSLTQVVENPFPGVAKALVLAGSDKRGTIYAMLNLSRAMGVSPWYWWADVPVEKKEAIYVKAGRFVTDTPKVKYRGIFLNDEEPALGGWVREKFGDFNAPFYSNVFELILRLRGNFLWPAMWGKAFFDDDPANGPLADKLGIVMSTSHHEPLGRAQAEWHKYGSGAWDYNKNKDVLKDFWTKGMERNKDWETIVTVGMRGDGDEAMEEGTNISLLENIVKDQRKIISDVTGKKPEETPQVWALYKEVQDYYDKGMRVPDDVTLLLCDDNWGDVRKLPDVNAPVHKGGYGMYYHVDYVGGPRSYRWINVSQIQRIWEQMNLTYSHGVDRIWVLNVGDLKPMEYPISFFLDMAWDPEQFNPQNLYQHTLNWCSEQFGEKYGAEAARIINLYTKYNHRVTPELLDANTFSLENYNEFERVRNDYRDLTLDALRLYNFIPNKYKDAFDQLVLFPTNATSNLYEMYYAVAKNHQLAKENNTEASYWADVVIECFDRDSLFTVHYNTQIADGKWNHQMDQKRIGYRSWAEPRRRIMPKVIRVEEPEIPREKMAFQEADGYVSIEAANYTVANGNEQIVWMEIPDLGKTESGMTTFPQNAYPSNEDRIYLEYAVNLSSTGQFEVSVLVSPTLNFNANKGLRYAISFNGEEEQIVNFNGAYRGELGRWQAERIIQTSTKHHINKTGVHHLRIRVLEPGIVLQKIIIDTGGLKPSYLGAPESKQVKL from the coding sequence GTGAAACGAATTACGGCATTAGTACTATTCCTTTTTACCATTGTCGTATTAACTTCCTTGTCGGCTATAGCACAGTACAGCAATAGCTGCGTTGTATTTGAAAAAGAAGCCGATAGTTTTACTCTTTTTGAAGATGGAAAAGTAGTACCGGTGGTGATTGATGAAGACGATTACGCTGGTGTTGCAATGGTTGGCGGTTGGTTTGTTGATGATATTGAGCGGGTGAGTAGTTACAAAACTTATATTCAAAATGAATTACCTACCTCAAAGGAAGTAATATTGGTTGGTACCATTGGTAAAAGCAAATGGATTGATCAATTGATTAGCGAAAGTAAAATAGACATAAGCGATATAAATGGCACATGGGAGAAAAGTCTCACACAAGTGGTGGAAAATCCTTTCCCCGGAGTGGCTAAAGCGCTTGTGTTGGCCGGAAGCGATAAACGGGGAACTATTTATGCCATGTTGAATTTATCACGTGCAATGGGTGTTTCACCATGGTATTGGTGGGCAGATGTTCCTGTTGAGAAAAAAGAAGCTATTTATGTAAAAGCCGGCCGTTTCGTAACCGATACTCCAAAAGTGAAATACCGCGGTATTTTTCTGAACGACGAAGAACCGGCTTTAGGCGGCTGGGTACGCGAAAAATTTGGGGATTTTAATGCACCGTTTTACAGTAATGTATTTGAATTGATATTGCGTTTACGTGGTAACTTTTTGTGGCCGGCCATGTGGGGAAAAGCTTTTTTCGACGATGATCCTGCAAATGGTCCTTTGGCTGATAAACTGGGAATTGTAATGAGTACCTCGCACCACGAACCACTGGGAAGGGCACAGGCCGAATGGCACAAATATGGTTCAGGCGCTTGGGATTATAACAAAAATAAAGATGTACTGAAGGATTTCTGGACAAAAGGAATGGAACGCAATAAGGACTGGGAAACGATTGTAACAGTTGGTATGCGTGGCGATGGCGACGAAGCCATGGAAGAAGGCACAAATATTTCGCTTCTTGAAAATATAGTGAAAGACCAGCGTAAAATTATTAGCGATGTAACTGGAAAAAAACCTGAAGAAACACCGCAGGTTTGGGCATTGTACAAAGAAGTGCAGGATTATTACGATAAAGGGATGCGGGTTCCAGATGATGTTACTCTTTTACTGTGCGACGACAACTGGGGCGATGTACGCAAATTGCCCGATGTAAATGCGCCGGTACACAAAGGTGGTTATGGCATGTATTATCATGTTGATTATGTGGGTGGACCACGAAGTTACAGGTGGATAAATGTTAGCCAGATACAACGGATTTGGGAACAAATGAACTTAACCTACAGTCATGGTGTTGACCGGATTTGGGTACTAAATGTGGGCGATTTAAAACCCATGGAATATCCCATTAGTTTTTTCCTGGATATGGCCTGGGATCCGGAGCAGTTCAATCCACAAAACCTGTATCAGCATACGCTTAATTGGTGCAGCGAACAATTTGGAGAAAAGTATGGTGCAGAGGCTGCACGAATCATCAATCTTTACACAAAATACAACCACAGGGTTACTCCTGAATTATTGGATGCCAATACTTTTAGTCTCGAAAATTACAACGAATTCGAGCGGGTTCGTAATGATTACCGCGACCTGACTTTGGATGCGCTTCGTTTGTACAATTTTATTCCGAATAAGTACAAAGATGCTTTCGATCAGTTGGTGTTGTTTCCAACAAATGCCACATCGAACTTGTACGAAATGTATTATGCTGTAGCTAAAAACCATCAATTGGCAAAGGAAAATAACACGGAAGCTAGCTATTGGGCCGATGTGGTAATAGAGTGTTTCGACCGCGATTCGCTTTTTACAGTGCATTACAATACACAAATTGCCGATGGGAAGTGGAACCACCAAATGGATCAGAAAAGAATTGGATATAGATCGTGGGCAGAACCACGCAGAAGAATAATGCCAAAAGTAATACGGGTTGAGGAGCCTGAAATTCCACGCGAGAAGATGGCTTTTCAAGAAGCCGATGGATATGTATCGATTGAGGCAGCTAACTACACGGTTGCTAATGGTAACGAACAGATTGTTTGGATGGAAATTCCTGATCTGGGAAAAACAGAATCTGGTATGACTACATTCCCGCAAAACGCTTATCCCTCCAATGAAGATCGTATTTACCTCGAATATGCCGTTAACCTCAGTTCAACTGGGCAGTTTGAGGTGAGTGTATTGGTTTCGCCAACTTTGAATTTTAACGCCAATAAAGGGCTTCGTTATGCTATTTCGTTTAATGGCGAAGAAGAGCAGATTGTTAATTTCAATGGGGCATACAGAGGCGAGCTGGGAAGGTGGCAAGCCGAACGGATAATTCAGACCTCAACAAAACACCACATAAATAAAACCGGCGTGCATCATTTACGAATTCGTGTGTTGGAACCGGGGATTGTTTTACAGAAAATTATAATTGATACAGGAGGTTTGAAGCCAAGCTATTTAGGAGCACCTGAAAGTAAACAAGTAAAACTTTAG
- a CDS encoding RagB/SusD family nutrient uptake outer membrane protein produces MKNIIKLVVLVLLFTACDDMFEPALENNRGLDAMYNEPTYAQGILANAYILLPYSSTPNSDVATDDAVTNDNENDYLAMATGSWTASDNPMSQWQGRRNAIQYINLFLANTNEVVWSKDEVINTMYNDRLKGEAYALRAVQMYSLLLAHGGWTAGGELLGIPIITEPETADSDFNLPRNTFQECIDQIIADANTALDLLPLDFGDISDGEIPSKYQSLGVTNAGDYNRVNGNHMRGRITGRIIEAVRAQAALLAASPSYNSGTTVTWEDAANFAADVLDRVGGPSGLATDGHTWYANISQIEGLASGVAPPEIIWRGDVGQNNDLETDNFPPSLYGNGRVNPTQNLVDAFPSLDGYPINDPSSGYDPANPYANRDPRLNDYIVVNESTQGPNSDVIVTGTYSDNNDGINKENGLSTRTGYYMRKLLRYDCNPNPEFDTEQKHYTARIRYTEIFLAYAEAANEAWGPTGTGGNTYSAYDVIKAIRERAGIGQDNGDAYLESVKGDQDKMRELIRNERRIELCFENHRFWDLRRWDVANLNETARGMRIDDPNGTYTYSPIDVESRNYADYMYYGPIPYGELQKWSNLEQNAGW; encoded by the coding sequence ATGAAGAATATAATAAAATTAGTGGTTCTTGTACTTCTGTTCACCGCTTGCGACGATATGTTCGAGCCGGCTTTGGAGAATAACAGGGGACTTGATGCGATGTACAACGAACCAACTTATGCACAAGGTATTTTGGCCAATGCGTACATATTATTGCCCTACTCGTCGACTCCGAATAGCGATGTGGCAACTGATGATGCAGTAACCAACGATAACGAAAACGACTACCTGGCAATGGCCACAGGTTCGTGGACTGCCAGCGATAATCCCATGTCTCAATGGCAAGGCAGAAGAAATGCGATTCAGTATATCAATCTGTTTTTAGCGAATACCAACGAGGTGGTTTGGAGTAAAGATGAAGTGATAAACACAATGTATAACGACCGTTTGAAAGGTGAAGCTTACGCGCTGAGAGCCGTTCAAATGTATTCGTTGTTACTGGCGCACGGTGGCTGGACTGCCGGAGGCGAATTGTTAGGTATTCCGATTATTACGGAGCCTGAAACAGCTGATTCAGACTTTAACCTGCCTCGTAATACTTTCCAGGAGTGTATCGATCAGATCATTGCTGATGCAAACACTGCTCTGGATCTTTTACCGCTTGATTTCGGCGATATCTCTGATGGGGAAATTCCTTCAAAATATCAGTCGTTGGGCGTTACCAATGCCGGCGATTACAACCGGGTAAATGGTAACCACATGCGTGGCCGTATAACCGGACGTATTATTGAAGCAGTGCGCGCACAGGCAGCATTGTTGGCAGCCAGTCCATCGTACAACAGCGGAACAACGGTAACCTGGGAAGATGCAGCAAATTTTGCTGCCGATGTTTTAGACCGTGTTGGCGGACCAAGTGGTTTGGCAACTGATGGACATACCTGGTATGCCAATATTAGCCAAATTGAAGGTTTGGCATCTGGTGTAGCACCTCCTGAAATTATCTGGAGAGGCGATGTTGGTCAGAATAACGATTTGGAGACTGATAACTTCCCTCCTTCGTTATACGGAAACGGACGTGTAAATCCTACACAAAACTTAGTTGATGCATTTCCAAGCTTAGACGGTTATCCAATTAATGATCCTTCAAGCGGTTATGATCCTGCAAATCCTTACGCAAACCGCGACCCACGTTTAAACGACTATATTGTGGTTAACGAAAGCACACAAGGACCAAACAGCGATGTAATTGTTACCGGAACTTACAGCGATAACAACGACGGTATTAATAAGGAAAATGGATTGTCGACCCGCACAGGTTACTATATGCGTAAACTGTTGCGTTACGACTGTAATCCAAATCCGGAATTTGATACCGAACAAAAGCACTATACTGCACGTATTCGCTATACCGAAATATTCCTGGCCTATGCCGAAGCGGCTAACGAAGCCTGGGGACCAACCGGAACCGGCGGAAATACCTATTCTGCTTACGATGTTATTAAAGCCATCCGCGAAAGAGCTGGTATTGGTCAAGATAATGGCGATGCCTATCTGGAATCAGTAAAAGGCGATCAGGATAAAATGCGCGAGTTGATCAGAAACGAGCGTCGTATTGAGCTTTGTTTCGAGAATCACCGTTTCTGGGATTTACGTCGCTGGGACGTTGCTAACCTGAACGAAACCGCCCGTGGAATGCGAATCGACGATCCGAATGGTACATATACTTACTCGCCAATTGATGTTGAGTCAAGAAATTATGCCGATTATATGTATTACGGACCAATTCCTTACGGTGAACTACAGAAATGGAGTAACCTGGAACAAAATGCAGGTTGGTAA